TTTCTCCTCTCTTAATACCATTAATATATCACCTGCATTATTGATTTTTCCACAAATTCGGTCAGATAGATCTGCTATTTTTTCTATATCTAATCCTTTGCCTACAGCTAAATTGCATAAAATTTTTTTCACTTCTATAATATCTTCTTTGTAACTTTTTTTCAGTTGTATATAGGTGTCTGCTTTTTTCTCCTTTGTATAATTACGTTTTTCATATACTCTAATCCTATATATACCTCTCCGCTGCAGCTTACCAAGTATATATTGATTTAGAACAGTCTCTCTTGCAACCAGAATTCCTCCATAACAATTGACTACATCTTCAGCTATGATATCTCCTTCCATACAGTCCGTTATAGCAATTTCTTTTATCATCACTTTACACCCCTTTGAATCTGTATATATTTTAATAAAAGTTACTTTATCATGGAGTAAATAGTCTGCGGAATACGATTCAATGCTACTTGCTTATCTACGCCACCAAGATCATAAGCTACCTTTGGCATCCCATAAACTACCGATGTTGCCTCATCCTGCCCGATAGTCTTGGCACCTTTTCTTCTCATAGATAGTAGTCCCTTGGCACCATCGTACCCCATGCCGGTAAGGATAACACCCACTGCGTTACTGCCGACCTCCTTTGCTACGGATTCAAATAGGATATCAACAGAGGGACAATGCCCGTTAACCTTATCTCCTTTAAAGCATTCCACCTTGTATCTGTCACCAATTTTTTTAACCCGCATATGTTCATCTCCGGGTGCAATGAGTACCAAGCCAGTCTCTATATAATCTCCATTTTTTGCTTCCTTAACACTTAGACAGGTAGTGTTGTGAAGCCTTTCAGCAAACATTTTAGAAAACACCGGCGGTATATGCTGTACGATTACAATCCCCGGCATTTGCCTTGGCAAGCCGCTCAATATACTAGAAATAGCCTCTGTACCTCCTGTTGAAGCACCTATTGCAATTAGTTTTTTACTTATGCTCTCCTTTCTAATTTCCTGCACCCCCTGTAATACTCCTTGCCCTTTCAAATGAGAAACTTTTGCTGTTGAAGCAATTTTAAGCTTAACAACCAGTTGGTTAATAAAGGATTGCACATGAATCACCGACTGATTATCCGGTTTAGCAACAAAATCTACTGCTCCTGCATTCATGGCATCAAATACCGCATCAGTAACTGCACTAACTACAACAACGGGTATGGGATACTGAGGCATCAGCCTTCTTAAGAATTCTATTCCACTCATTTTAGGCATTTCAACATCACATGTCATTACATCAGGTTCATAGTCAATTATTTTATCCCTTGCATCGAAGGGGTCTCCAGCAACTGCTACTACCTCAATATAAGGGTCAGAACCTATTCCTCTTGCAATAATCTCTCGAAAGACTATACTATCATCAACAACAAGAACACGGATTTTTTTCATATTAGCTCCCATCTGTGTGCCTAGCACTATCTGCGCCTGTACACTAGTCTCCATTCTGCCAAGAATCTATAAATAAGCTATTTTACACTGATTTCCTTCCGGTAAACAGCCGGCATAATGTATTTAAAATCCGTTTCTTCTCTATTTAAGGCCTCCGAATGCCCAATAAATAAATATCCTCCCGGCTCCATGCTGTTATAGAATTTTTGTATAAGTTCACGTTTTGTTTTGGCATCAAAATATATCATTACATTTCTACAGAATATTACATGGAATTTTTTCTTAAATGGAAAAACGCTATCCATCAGATTTAGTTTACGAAAAATAATTTCACTCTTTATCTTATCTGAAATCTCCCAGTTATTTTCCGTTCGTTTTTTTAAATAGACATCTTTCCATAAACTAGGCAACGCTTGAATATCTTCATAGGAGTACATTCCCTTTTGGGCTTTTTCCAGTACTTTAGTTGATATATCCGTTGCCAAAATTTTAGTATCCCATACATATTTCTCTTTACCAAAGTACGCATCAATTACCATTGCTAGCGTATACGGTTCTTCCCCCGAAGAACAGCCTGCACTCCAGATTCGTAAATCCTTATCTTTTGACTGCATTTTTAAATACGGTAACACAGTATCTCTAAAATAATAAAAATGCTCTACTTCTCTCATAAAAAAAGTATGGTTTGTTGAAATTTTGTTAATTAAAGTAGTTGCCGCCTCTCCGGTTTTATCTGATACAACATACTCATAATATTCAGAGAAACTTTTGAAGTTTTTTTGCATCAATATAGTACTTAGTCTGCCTGTAACTAAAGATAATTTTTCTAACTTAAGATTAATACCATAGTTATTTTTTATGTAACCGGCTAATCTAAGAAATTCCTGTTCAGTAATTGTGTACATAAAATCACCTGCTGTATGTTAATATCTGCAATTATTTCGACCTATTTTTATATATTATATCATATTTTGATAATAATACGAATTGTTTTTGCAGTTTTTAGTAGAAATATGGGTAAAGAATATCCCCCCTGTATTTAATTTTACAATCTTGTAAAAATACAAAGAGGATATCCTTATTCATCTAGACAAGTTTTTAATACTTGCCAAATTCACGATCACTTAATATAATTCTATTCTTTCCTGGTAAGGCAGCATCTCCCTCACCCGGTTCATTGCTATTTTTTGCTTTATCAGATAAGCCGTCTAACATCCTTAAAACCTCAGGACTGATGTCTTCGAATTTGCGAAAGCCTTGATTTACTCTTTTTAAACGGAATTTGCTGACTGCTTTTCTTAGCAATTCTGC
The nucleotide sequence above comes from Anaerocolumna cellulosilytica. Encoded proteins:
- a CDS encoding protein-glutamate methylesterase/protein-glutamine glutaminase: MKKIRVLVVDDSIVFREIIARGIGSDPYIEVVAVAGDPFDARDKIIDYEPDVMTCDVEMPKMSGIEFLRRLMPQYPIPVVVVSAVTDAVFDAMNAGAVDFVAKPDNQSVIHVQSFINQLVVKLKIASTAKVSHLKGQGVLQGVQEIRKESISKKLIAIGASTGGTEAISSILSGLPRQMPGIVIVQHIPPVFSKMFAERLHNTTCLSVKEAKNGDYIETGLVLIAPGDEHMRVKKIGDRYKVECFKGDKVNGHCPSVDILFESVAKEVGSNAVGVILTGMGYDGAKGLLSMRRKGAKTIGQDEATSVVYGMPKVAYDLGGVDKQVALNRIPQTIYSMIK
- a CDS encoding CheR family methyltransferase, with amino-acid sequence MYTITEQEFLRLAGYIKNNYGINLKLEKLSLVTGRLSTILMQKNFKSFSEYYEYVVSDKTGEAATTLINKISTNHTFFMREVEHFYYFRDTVLPYLKMQSKDKDLRIWSAGCSSGEEPYTLAMVIDAYFGKEKYVWDTKILATDISTKVLEKAQKGMYSYEDIQALPSLWKDVYLKKRTENNWEISDKIKSEIIFRKLNLMDSVFPFKKKFHVIFCRNVMIYFDAKTKRELIQKFYNSMEPGGYLFIGHSEALNREETDFKYIMPAVYRKEISVK